A window of Gossypium raimondii isolate GPD5lz chromosome 7, ASM2569854v1, whole genome shotgun sequence genomic DNA:
tcaataaaaaaattgaataaattgaattataatttttttaattattattgaatcgACGGTTAAAGAGTTTGgaatatgtgatgaaattaatcctaaatttatttAGAAAGTATGACGTGGGATTTATTTTATACCAAATCCCGGATCGGAATCTGAGGATAAGCCTAGACTTGGCAAATAAATGCAAAAGAGAGTTGAATCTGAAATATTTTCAgttaatatttagaaaataaaaaatctttttagtacattgaaaattaaattctatatttcatttcaaatgaaaaacaGAATTTAGTGGCGATTGTTTTATCTGTTTGAATGcaatatcaattaatattatagaGGACTCTAAAATCACTTACAAATGAAGTATAATCTTCGAAGTTGAATATTCCTTTtcgtaaaaaaacaaaaagaagcttaaggatatttaaaaattatgaatctcgaaattatttttaatagaaaatctATGATTTACTACCATCATAATATGTGATTTTGATTCCATGCTTGTTGActaagttttaaataatatatttttataaacaaataatattatgtaattgtgagagaattaatactaaattgacataatttataaatattaagaattaaagttgttattatgtaaattttaaaagataaaattaggatgcacaacaaaaaaataaaattaaatagttagataaaaaaagaatttacaaaaagttaaaataattgataatgaaaaagaaaaataaccaACTCTGACATGAaccaagtaaaataaaaaaaatcctatctATAAATAGCGGAGTCCTTCTTCACAATCtcaatcattcattcattcactGTTTAGTTTCCtacattttctttgatttttcgcAGTTTAGGTTACAGTGATGAAGCCGTTGCTGTTATGTTTTGCTTTTGCTGTGATCGTCGGCATCGGAAATGCGGCGGTGATGGACACCGGAGGGCTTAGCAGAGACAGTTTTCCGAAGGGATTTGTGTTCGGAACTGCAACTTCAGCTTATCAAGTTGAAGGGATGGCTAATAAAGGCGGCCGAGGACCTTGCATTTGGGATGTTTATGTTAAACAACCAGGTAATACTGGTACTAATTCACCTGATTTCAGTCAtttcgttatttatttatttattggcaTTTGAGTCAAAATTGCTTCAAAATGTGATATTTAGTGGATTGGTCCCTCTTCAAAGAATGGAACAACTCAGTTTCAATGATAAGCAACTAACGACGATTAGTACTGGTGTTCACTTTTTTCATCAATTGATAACAAATTTAGACATTAATATCTTGatatttttgattttaaaaatttgtaagccaaaaagtataaatttgttgtgatttttttaaaaattaaaattattattatagcatcgaaaaaataaaaaacaaaattattattattttaaatcaattaagaatcaaaatttaaagattgAAAAGATGTTTATacctaaatttatcaaaaacaaaatGCACGTGGGATATCAGTATCACCCTGCCCAAGAGATTGTCCGTGGGATGTCTACTGTTTTGGtatcatttattatataattaattatttctacccagaaaattagtgattaattattacagtatttaaaatttgtctCGTAATTTCAGGCCATATTGCTAATAATGATACTGCTGACGTTGCTGTTGACCAGTACCACCATTACAAGGTAACTTCAAAtttcgtttgtttattttttccaacaaatagaaattaaaacaaaacattgaTGTGTTTCCATTAATTTTTCCATAGGAAGATGTAGATTTGTTggcaaatttcaattttgatgcttATCGGTTCTCTATTTCATGGTCAAGGATCTTTCCAGGTATTGCAACAAGGGCtctatttgttttaatttgattttttttcttgaattactatttttcaaattagccctttgatttattttatatttttgtagagGGTGTTGGAAGAGTAAATTGGGAGGGAGTTGATTATTACAATAGGTTGATCAATTACTTGGTTAAGAAaggtaaataaaatgaatttgagttataaaatattCGTATTTCTGCATTTTGGCATTGTCTTAAGCTGATTCATTGCTTTTGTAGGTATTACTCCGTATGGGAACTTGTACCATTACGATCTCCCTCAAGCTCTTCAGGAGAAGTACAATGGGTTCTTGAACCGTCAAATTGTGTTAAGTACAACGTGTTTTCGACATTCATTATGTGAGGATATGATAATTCAAATACTctgtaattgtgtaattttgaaagttttgttGTGATTTTTTTCAGGGAAGATTATGCTGATTATGCAGAGTTTTGTTTCAAGACATTTGGTGATAGAGTCAAGAACTGGTTTACATTCAATGAACCCAGGATCGTGGCTGCTCTTGGCTTTGATAATGGCATCAATCCTCCTTCAAGGTGTTCCAAAGAAGTTGGAAATTGCACTGATGGAAACTCCGCCATTGAGCCTTACATTGTTGGACATAATTTGATCTTATCCCATGCTGAAGCAGTTAAAAGATATCGTGAAAAATACCAGGTCCATTCATCTATCCAATTgtaataattgattttgataatcTTGGCGATTATAGGCTGATATGAACCTGGATATATCTTTAGGCAAAGCAAAAAGGGAGTATTGGTATTCTCTTGGATTTTAATTGGTATGAACCTCTCACAAGATCAAAAGCTGATAACTATGCAGCTCAAAGAGCTAGAGATTTTCATGTTGGCTGGTATGTTTCTAGAATCTTTTTTGTAGTGAAAAAGGATTATTGTCTACTTTATTAATCAAGTTTCTTATAGGTTTCTACATCCCATTCGGTATGGCGAGTATCCCAGAACAATGCAAGAAATAGTCGGCAAAAGGCTGCCGAAGTTTACTGAGGAAGAGGTTAAGATGGTGAATGGTTCATTTGATTATGTAGGCATTAACCAATATACTACTAGCTATATTTCTAATCCTACAACACCATCAAATGTTACAAGCTACCAATCAGATTGGAATGCAGCCTTTGCCAGTAAGTCTTCTTACCATAACTAGAGAACATAATGAAACCAATGTTTTACATTGTGTTCACAATTTGTAGATGCAAAGTATGGAGTGCAAATTGGTCCAAGAGCAAATTCTTGGTGGCTTTACATTGTCCCTTGGGGTATGTACAAAACTGTGACTTATATAAAAGAGCGGTACGGGGACATGAATGTTATTATCTCAGAAAATGGTAAGTATACGATTATTTTTTAAGTGCTTATAACGGTGATTGAATGAACCAATTGAGCTGAGTTGAAATTTGTGATGTAGGTATGGATGACCCTGGAAATGCTACACTTCCAAATGGATTGAAGGACACCACAAGGATAAAGTTTTTCAAGGATTACATGACTCAGTTGAAGAAAGCCATTGATGAAGGAGCCAACGTGACCGGCTATTTTGCGTGGTCGTTGTTGGATAACTTTGAATGGTTATTAGGATATACTTCAAGGTTTGGCATCGTTTACGTTGATTACAACAATCTCAAGAGATACCCCAAGATGTCTGCTTATTGGTTCAAACAATTACTTGAAAAGAAGCAATGAATTGCAGCAAGAATCAGTTCATTGAGAGGGATAAtgggaaacaaaataaaaagtaggAGGATTAGCATTGAAAATGCTAGAAGTTTTCTTTTGAGCTGTTTCCTTAGgccttagtttttttttttttcctttttagatcCAAATAATTAGCTTGTATCTTAGGTTTTGTTTCATAATGATAAAGCGACGGTTGTGTATTTTGGATGTGGTTATTATGATTATAGACGTAATAAATGCTATTGCGAGATAGATATGGATATTCATGGTTTACAATATATTCTATTAATATTTACTagacaaaatttttcaaaaaaaactttgaagtacattgaaaattaaatttgataactttatttcattttctagttataaacaataaagaaataTGACTTGAAagtaaagatttgaataaatgaaagaatttgGTAGGTTTTaagagtaattttaaaattattaatcatttgaataaataatcaGTTGTAACATAGAGACTCTAAAATAGATGTAATACATTGTTTAAAGAATATACGAAGGGTTAGTATTAGGTTTAGATTGGCtgaaatttagttaaaatttttgaaaacatatttttatgattatatcAGCAATAATCCGATAAAAGGAAGATTATTGAAAGTCATAtcgtaatatttttaaaaatatattttgttgttatcGAATTcgaacataaataataaaatgaatatattttaaaatatattcgattcaatttaaatttaatttttaaattattaaatttcacttataaaaaatcatatcattattacttttttaaatatattaattgttatcttaaattaactaaactaaaatctaaatttgtgaaaattaactatcaaatccATTAAATGTTGTGTGGACCATCATTCATTCTAtgccattaaaaaaaaatcctatctATAAATAGCTGTTCATTCATTCATTGAATGttatttttctacattttctttgatttttcacAGTTAAAGTTACAGTGATGAAGCGAATGCTGTTATGCTTCGCTTTTGCTGTGATCATCGGCATCGGAAATGTGGCGGTGATGGACACTGGAGGGCTTAGCAGAGAGAGCTTTCCGATGGGCTTTGTGTTCGGAACTTCAACTTCAGCTTATCAAGTTGAAGGGATGGCTAATAAGGGTGGCCGAGGACCTAGCATTTGGGATGTTTATGTAAAACAACCAGGTAATACTAATACTAATTAATACCTCTAAAATTGAAATCGATTCTAATTCAAATCAACTTGAGTTTATATGACTATTTTGTGGATTCAAATTGAGctgatttctttttttcataaggtttttaaactattagtaaatttatgttttgattattcaatttcaaaaagttacaaaattgtcACTGAGCTATTCTAAAGTCTTTTATTTAAGTCAATGAGCTgttaaaatcgttgttgtatGATCTAGTTCAAATTCACGTTGTCTGCACTAATTAAAAGCTCTCATTTCCCTTCTCTTTTGCATTgcagtttttttattattatacaataACTTTAAATGTCACAAATTTACgaactaaaatttaaacaacttCCTTCTTTAATCTTTAACACTATCTCTCTGATCGACTTGAATCTAAGATATGTACTTCTCCTCATCGATGGGTATCGATCTAGAGCACCAATCATCGAATTGTCACCTGGTGCTTGTTATTGgacttaaaaaaaacttttgaatagttcaatgatcattttgtaactttttagaATTGAGTGACAACAAAGTCAACTTAATGATAGTTTAGTGACATTGGGTGTTgcttatcttttttcttttttttggaaatttaagTGAAACTTGATAAATTTAGGGTAAAAGACCTCTTCAATCCctcttaattttgatatttagaaAATTGTTCTCTCTAACAAAAAGCGGAGCAATTtcgttaattttaaaagtaagtaactaaggacaattaataatttcactttttatggcaatttatcttttttattggtgtaataacaaatttaaattttaatatttacatatcttGTCAATTTGAttccaattataaaaaaatctaaaaataataaaattattagttagtcataaaattcttataaatagaaTCAagttaatagaatttttaaagattgagaaataaattattattatacggATCAAAAGTAGAATAAATGATAGAATCTTTAGTTATTCACTTGGTAACTAAATTATTTCACCTTTTTAGAGGGATCAatttactaaatattaaaattgagaaagatagaaaaatctttttacctaaatttatcaagaaatcacaattttaaaataaaatgcttGTGCCCAAGAGACTGGTCGTGGGATGTCTACTGTTTGGCgtcatttattatataattaattgtttCTACTTAGAAAATTAGCAATTAATTGGCAGTTAATGGTTTaaataaaaggagaaaaaggATTTGCAttgaaaaatatagattttttattaactaattaaatcaatttcagaGAGAAAATCAACATATTCAATCCAAGTCACTATCACAATTTCCTAATTTTTGATGTATCTTAATTAAATGACTGTGATCTcctcaattttatcttttcactATAGTCCTACAAAACCCACTATAATGTCAAACATTAcccaattaattacaattaatatatatttttggtaaattgtgTTACTACTTTGTTCGTTTGCAAATGTTGGAACAGGCCACATTGCCAATAATGATACTGCTGATGTGGCTGATGATCAGTACCACCATTACAAGgtaacttaaaattttgcttCACTTTGAAAAAATCTTCCATTTGcactcatttaaaataattttgtattagCTATTGttgaaacaaaaattgggaTAAACATAACAAATCTAAAATGTAAGTGAGTCAAAGAGATAAGTAAAGAGAAAAtcaatacataatttttattaatgcaaTTCAGATTCACCAATCCTACGTCTGTGGAaccttacttaaaaaatgattcTATTTAACAATTCATTCGGTATAACTACCGGCTAAAACTCAATCTTCTCTCTCAATGGATAATTATAGCCCCaaacctaaattttaataaattactcTCCATAAATATCTCACATTACATCCAATATCTCTTTATAAACAATCCCTATTAAAATTCCTAAACAAGGAGCGAGTTCCTAAACAAAGAATGTCTAAATACACTCAAATGACTAAAGAGGAAGTCAATCAATAGTCTATTTATAGATTAATACAAGAGTCCTTTCAACAAGGTTTTGATAGACTTTAAACTTTTATCTAAAAGCTGGATTTATCACTTAAATTATCTtgagtaattattttataaaagactCATAAACAAATCTTCTAGCAACTTCAAATACTCTCTTACGAAAAAAGAAAGGATAAGGATAAACATATTCAATTATCTCAAGCTTCTCTACTTCTTCATGccatttaaaagataaaatgataattctATAGTGTAGCACaaaattctcttcttttttttttgttcttttttctttttgctactTAGAACATTTAAAATACCCAAATATGTCATTTTTGACTGTCCCAAAAACAACTATCCTAATTGTTGTTCGAGCATAGATAGTTAAAATTCCTAACACACtcttttttaacataatataaattagaATATAATCATAATATGatctaattaatattaagatgtTTTGCTTTAATTCATGCCCCACTATTTTTCTATAGGAAGATGTAGATTTACTGGCAAAGTTCAATTTTGATGCTTATCGGTTCTCTATTTCGTGGTCAAGGATCTTTCCTGGTATTGCAACAATggctcaattttttttaattattgttccatttgcttttcttcttctttaattaccatttttaaattaatcgtatgatttattttatatttttgtagagGGAGT
This region includes:
- the LOC105789032 gene encoding beta-glucosidase 44; this translates as MKPLLLCFAFAVIVGIGNAAVMDTGGLSRDSFPKGFVFGTATSAYQVEGMANKGGRGPCIWDVYVKQPGHIANNDTADVAVDQYHHYKEDVDLLANFNFDAYRFSISWSRIFPEGVGRVNWEGVDYYNRLINYLVKKGITPYGNLYHYDLPQALQEKYNGFLNRQIVEDYADYAEFCFKTFGDRVKNWFTFNEPRIVAALGFDNGINPPSRCSKEVGNCTDGNSAIEPYIVGHNLILSHAEAVKRYREKYQAKQKGSIGILLDFNWYEPLTRSKADNYAAQRARDFHVGWFLHPIRYGEYPRTMQEIVGKRLPKFTEEEVKMVNGSFDYVGINQYTTSYISNPTTPSNVTSYQSDWNAAFANAKYGVQIGPRANSWWLYIVPWGMYKTVTYIKERYGDMNVIISENGMDDPGNATLPNGLKDTTRIKFFKDYMTQLKKAIDEGANVTGYFAWSLLDNFEWLLGYTSRFGIVYVDYNNLKRYPKMSAYWFKQLLEKKQ